In Oryctolagus cuniculus chromosome X, mOryCun1.1, whole genome shotgun sequence, a single window of DNA contains:
- the IRS4 gene encoding insulin receptor substrate 4 has translation MASCSFARDQATRRLRAAAAAAATAPAAVATTPLLTSGPPTALIGTGSSCPGAMWLSTATGSRSDSESEEEDLPVGDEVCKRGYLRKQKHGHKRYFVLKLETADAPARLEYYENARKFRHSVRAAAAAAAAAASGAAVPALIPPRRVITLYQCFSVSQRADARYRHLIALFTQDEYFAMVAENESEQESWYLLLSRLILDSKRRRCGTLGALADREPAARAAAAAAEPPFYRDVWQVVVKPRGLGHRKELSGVFRLCLTDEEVVFVRLNTEVASVVVQLLSIRRCGHSEQYFFLEVGRSTVIGPGELWMQVDDCVVAQNMHELFLEKMRALSADDYRARCRSYSISIGAHLLTLLSARRHLGLLPLEPGGWLRRSRTEQFCHLRAIGDGEDEMLVTRRFVTPSEPVPPCRRGRLYLPRARRSRRAISMPARFFRRLPASQVRAPHREAAASDRACLSAEAAGSGSGSGNSAEEGNPQSKEGQEGSGDDYMPMNSRGSGNGRGSGGGHGSSGQGSSSRTSGGNQCSGGEQGSGGGQGSSRRQGSGGGQGSGGNQCSRDGRGTTGGHGSGGGPGPGGGQGSGGGQGPGDGHGWGRGKNSEGDKGSGRGKGSNGDGDRGKSLKKRSYFGKLTQSKQMPPPPAPPPPPPPAAGAAVGKGKSGGRFRLYFCADRGATKERKEAKELKDLETPEGAARGLHRARAFDEDEDYAYMPMRPGVAASLASSNDYMPMAPQNVSASLKRHSRPPFEDARGYMMMFPRESPPPAPSPPKAADPNKEGDSKDDGDSDYMFMAPGAGAIPKNPKNPQGGASSKSWSSYFSLPNPFRSSSLGQSDHSEYVPMLPGKFLGRGSDKEVSSNWGPQDTGPKPSVEGSHSKPRNGGAPLKPSDDGPPKNKAKRPNRLSLMIKGNTMKPKLQKPRSEQRQADYVNADFSERVRNMPAPSTEGLPGSWGAIANPRHSLFSSYLNVEFGVPFPNPANTLSDLFLRAMPGANPFSLDGARWPLPLLPLRATGSNANGDEGDCIKVIFNPAMTPAVPFADSAIRYDAETGRIYVVDPFSECCMDISRSPSRCSDPPPVARLLQEEEHGRRHPPSRSQTFFAAARTAVSAFPTDSLDRDLSASSAPAAAWAAAPTLAVGRALAAASALAAAPGIGAAAASFEAAAGFDSASARWFQPVVAAAAAAAAAAAAAAAAAADAEALSGVQDIAGGSSPGAPNPPADLVRGENGAGRAATPPRPLRRRWVRRPPEREDSDSDNFYLRMGLVKPDYKKFNSPKRVGGNFAADQSGSSVCWEVVDKLPWDENPVADSQVITSPQKYILEEKWCYRDSSSSTLDLPKRKQLQKLLNREQPTFLHANTWTVAGG, from the exons ATGGCGAGTTGCTCCTTCGCTCGCGACCAAGCGACAAGGAGACTGAGGGCTGCAGCAGCGGCAGCGGCGACAGCTCCAGCAGCGGTGGCGACCACCCCGCTTCTTACCTCGGGACCGCCGACCGCACTCATTGGGACCGGGTCGTCTTGTCCGGGAGCCATGTGGCTCTCCACGGCCACTGGCTCCCGGTCAGACTCCGAGTCCGAGGAGGAGGACCTCCCCGTCGGGGACGAAGTCTGCAAACGCGGCTACCTGCGGAAGCAGAAGCATGGGCACAAGCGTTACTTCGTGCTTAAACTCGAGACCGCCGACGCCCCAGCTCGGCTGGAATACTACGAAAACGCCAGGAAGTTCCGGCACAGTGTCCGCgccgcggcggctgcggcggcagCGGCCGCCTCGGGCGCCGCGGTCCCCGCGCTCATCCCCCCGCGGCGCGTGATCACCCTGTACCAGTGCTTCTCGGTGAGCCAGCGAGCCGATGCAAGGTACCGACACCTCATTGCCCTATTCACCCAGGACGAGTACTTCGCCATGGTGGCCGAGAACGAGTCGGAACAGGAAAGCTGGTACTTGCTGCTCAGCCGCCTCATCCTCGATAGCAAGCGCCGCCGCTGCGGCACGCTCGGCGCACTGGCGGACCGAGAGCCGGCCGCgcgggcggcagcggcggcggcggagccACCCTTCTACAGAGATGTGTGGCAGGTAGTAGTCAAGCCCAGGGGGCTGgggcacagaaaagagctgagcGGCGTGTTCCGGCTGTGCCTTACCGACGAGGAGGTCGTGTTCGTGAGGCTCAACACCGAAGTGGCTAGCGTGGTCGTCCAGCTCCTGAGCATCCGTCGCTGCGGGCACTCGGAGCAGTATTTCTTCTTGGAAGTCGGCAGGTCCACGGTCATCGGTCCGGGAGAGCTCTGGATGCAGGTGGATGACTGTGTCGTGGCCCAAAACATGCACGAGCTGTTTTTGGAGAAGATGAGAGCCCTGAGTGCAGACGACTACAGAGCCCGCTGCCGCAGCTACAGCATCAGCATCGGTGCCCACCTGTTAACCCTGCTGTCCGCTAGGAGGCACCTGGGCTTGCTGCCGCTCGAGCCCGGCGGCTGGCTCAGGAGGTCCCGCACTGAACAGTTTTGCCACCTCCGGGCCATCGGTGACGGGGAAGACGAGATGCTTGTCACCAGGCGCTTCGTGACACCCAGCGAGCCCGTGCCCCCCTGCAGGCGAGGGAGACTGTACCTGCCCAGAGCGCGCAGGTCCAGGAGAGCGATTTCCATGCCAGCGAGGTTTTTTCGCCGATTACCAGCCAGCCAGGTACGTGCCCCGCACCGTGAAGCAGCCGCTAGCGACAGAGCTTGCCTGTCTGCTGAAGCAgctggctccggctccggctctgGCAACTCTGCGGAGGAAGGCAATCCCCAGAGCAAAGAGGGTCAGGAGGGAAGTGGAGACGACTACATGCCCATGAACAGCAGGGGCTCAGGAAATGGCCGAGGCTCGGGAGGTGGGCATGGCTCAAGTGGCCAAGGCTCCAGTAGTCGGACCTCCGGAGGAAACCAGTGCTCTGGCGGGGAGCAGGGATCCGGAGGCGGCCAGGGCTCAAGTCGCCGGCAGGGGTCTGGAGGTGGCCAGGGCTCAGGAGGAAACCAGTGCTCCAGAGACGGACGAGGCACCACCGGTGGGCATGGCTCCGGCGGTGGCCCGGGACCCGGAGGTGGGCAAGGCTCCGGCGGTGGTCAGGGACCTGGTGatggccatggctggggcagAGGCAAGAACTCTGAAGGGGACAAGGGCTCAGGACGTGGGAAAGGTTCCAACGGTGATGGTGACCGTGGAAAATCTCTGAAGAAAAGATCCTACTTTGGCAAATTAACTCAAAGCAAGCAAATGCCACCACCTCCCGCGCCGCCACCGCCTCCAcccccagcagctggggcagctgtTGGCAAGGGGAAGTCTGGAGGAAGATTCCGACTTTATTTTTGTGCTGACAGAGGAGCCACAAAAGAACGCAAAGAAGCCAAAGAACTGAAAGACCTGGAGACCCCAGAAGGTGCTGCTCGGGGTCTCCACAGAGCAAGAGCTTTTGATGAAGATGAGGATTACGCGTACATGCCAATGAGGCCCGGGGTGGCTGCTTCTCTGGCAAGCTCCAATGATTATATGCCAATGGCTCCTCAGAACGTCTCTGCTTCACTAAAGCGCCACTCTCGCCCACCTTTTGAAGATGCCAGAGGGTACATGATGATGTTTCCCCGAGAGAGCCCGCCACCTGCCCCAAGTCCTCCCAAGGCAGCTGATCCCAATAAAGAAGGTGACTCAAAGGATGATGGGGACAGTGACTACATGTTTatggctcctggggctggtgcaaTTCCAAAAAACCCCAAAAATCCTCAGGGTGGCGCTTCCTCGAAAAGTTGGAGCTCCTACTTCTCTCTGCCAAATCCTTTTCGGAGTTCATCCTTGGGACAGAGTGACCACAGTGAGTATGTGCCAATGTTACCTGGAAAGTTCCTGGGAAGGGGCTCGGACAAAGAAGTGTCTTCTAACTGGGGCCCCCAAGACACAGGTCCAAAACCTTCAGTTGAGGGGTCACACTCAAAGCCTAGAAATGGGGGGGCACCCTTAAAGCCTTCAGATGATGGGCCCCCAAAGAATAAGGCTAAGAGACCTAACCGACTCTCTCTTATGATAAAAGGGAATACAATGAAGCCCAAACTGCAAAAGCCCAGGAGTGAGCAGAGACAAGCTGACTACGTCAACGCTGACTTCAGTGAAAGAGTTCGCAATATGCCAGCCCCTTCCACTGAAGGACTGCCAGGTTCGTGGGGTGCGATTGCTAATCCCAGACACTCACTCTTTTCTAGTTACCTGAATGTTGAGTTCGGAGTGCCATTTCCAAACCCAGCAAACACCCTCTCAGATCTCTTCTTAAGGGCTATGCCAGGTGCCAACCCCTTCTCTCTGGACGGTGCTAGGTGGccacttcctcttcttcctctcaggGCCACGGGTAGCAACGCTAATGGGGACGAGGGGGACTGCATCAAAGTGATTTTCAATCCAGCGATGACACCAGCCGTGCCTTTTGCTGACAGTGCCATTCGCTATGATGCTGAAACAGGTCGAATCTATGTGGTCGACCCATTTTCGGAGTGCTGTATGGACATTTCACGCTCCCCTAGCCGATGCTCTGACCCCCCACCTGTAGCTAGGCTGCTGCAGGAAGAAGAGCACGGAAGAAGACACCCACCAAGCCGTTCGCAAACTTTCTTTGCAGCCGCCAGAACCGCAGTGTCAGCTTTTCCAACTGACAGCCTCGACAGAGACCTTTCTGCCTcctcagccccggctgctgcttGGGCAGCAGCGCCAACCTTAGCCGTGGGCCGGGCGTTAGCTGCAGCCTCGGCGCTCGCCGCTGCCCCGGGCATCGGCGCAGCCGCCGCGAGCTTCGAGGCCGCAGCTGGGTTTGACTCCGCCTCCGCCCGCTGGTTCCAACCTGTTgttgctgctgccgctgccgctgctgccgccgccgccgctgccgccgccgctgctgcggATGCCGAGGCGCTAAGCGGGGTGCAAGACATTGCCGGTGGCTCGAGCCCTGGAGCCCCAAACCCACCCGCAGACCTTGTCAGAGGCGAGAATGGGGCGGGCCGGGCCGCCACTCCCCCACGGCCACTTCGCCGTCGCTGGGTCCGGAGACCCCCGGAGAGAGAAGATTCTGACAGTGACAACTTTTACCTGAGAATGGGCCTTGTCAAACCTGACTACAAGAAGTTTAACTCTCCCAAAAGAG TTGGTGGTAACTTTGCAGCAGACCAAAGTGGCTcaagtgtgtgttgggaggtGGTGGACAAGCTGCCCTGGGATGAAAATCCTGTAGCTGATTCCCA